The following is a genomic window from Corynebacterium incognita.
GCCGTGCCGCGGTAATCACTTCGCGGACCTGCTTCACACCAGAATCTAGTGCGGAAAGCCCGACGAAGTTCTGGCCCATGGCGGCCGCGATTAGTGAAGCCATGGTGGTCTTACCGGTGCCCGGCGGGCCGTACAAAATGACAGACGCCTCACCGCTGCCCTCCACCAGGCGCCGCAGGGGCTTGCCGGGAGCCAGGAGGTGCTGCTGCCCCACCACCTCATCGAGATCTGCCGGGCGCATGCGTGCCGCGAGCGGAGAACCTGCATGGGTGGCGAAGAGGTCTTGACCCCGGCCGGCCACCCCGGCGTCGTGGGCGTCGTCGCCGCGTCCGCCCAGTCCCCCAAACAGCGAGTCTTGGCTCACCAGCTACACCCCCGGCAACGCCAGGCGGCGCGCCACGGTGCATGCGAAGTCCGCAAGCGTGGCGCAGTTGGCGCCGTCGCAGCGCTGCACAAAACGCGCGAGTGCCTCGAACGTTTCGTAAAGATCGCGGCGTATAAGCAGCTCGTCCTCGTTGAAGACCGAGTCCCCCGACCCCAGCAGGTGCTTGACCAGTTCCGCGGTGTCGGCGTCGACGTGATCGGTGGCCACCTCGCCCGCGGCGTCGACAAGCTCATCCATGCCGCCCACGCACATCGCCGTAACGCTCGAGAGGACCCAGCCCACAAGCGCGGAGGTCACAGCCTCCTGCAGGAACCTATCATCCTCCACCTTCGGCCACACCTGCTTGACCTCGCGGGTCCAGGCGCTGATGAAAACATCGGCTTCGGCGTCGGTGATGGGACGTGCGAACAGGAACTGCGGGAAGCCCGCGATCACGCAAGCAACGTCGAAAATGACATTGCGGAAACCCGCCCACTCGTAGTCCAAAAAGTGCATTCCCTCGGCCACGATGATGTTGTCCGGGGACAGATCAAACGGGGTAAACCCGCGCAACTGTGCGGAATGCAAACTCGCGGCGGCCTGCTCCGCCTTGTCGGTGAACGTGCTGGGCACGTCCAAACCCGCGGCGTCGAGAAGCTTGAGGCCCATCGTCATGGACGAGCTCAGCACTTCATCGCGCACCGCCTTGGTGTCCATGCAGCCCGGGTTATGACGCAACATGCGGGCGAACAGGATGTCGTAGCCCTTT
Proteins encoded in this region:
- a CDS encoding phosphotransferase, whose translation is MSQLDHDDVVDIAQNLLSSRFGGSQQLSDIEDLGGSGNAIVLRARVANSPFLPHRTVVLKYTPESGNAFDDASLVREIVAYQYTTSLPAEVRPGPLLLAHDLERRIVVLTDSGDGETLADLLSVADDSRRVHLVRQLGTALGVMHAGTAEREKGYDILFARMLRHNPGCMDTKAVRDEVLSSSMTMGLKLLDAAGLDVPSTFTDKAEQAAASLHSAQLRGFTPFDLSPDNIIVAEGMHFLDYEWAGFRNVIFDVACVIAGFPQFLFARPITDAEADVFISAWTREVKQVWPKVEDDRFLQEAVTSALVGWVLSSVTAMCVGGMDELVDAAGEVATDHVDADTAELVKHLLGSGDSVFNEDELLIRRDLYETFEALARFVQRCDGANCATLADFACTVARRLALPGV